The following are from one region of the Sandaracinus amylolyticus genome:
- a CDS encoding endo alpha-1,4 polygalactosaminidase, giving the protein MKRLGLAIVVLGVSACGGGGDDAATSIDAAVPDATVIDGATRDPDAASATDGATQRDDAASDGGSAGEPRLPPANAGFDYQLGGAYSPPDGVQIVSRDRTESPAAGIYNLCYVNGFQAQPDASEWWLAEHPDLVLRDAGGDPVIDRDWDEMLLDTRTPEKRAALAEIVGGWIEQCADDGFDAIEIDNLDSYARSEGLLTQDQAVAFMRLLSDVAHARGLAIAQKNSTELLARRAEMGTDFAVAEECNRYDECGDYVDAYGDGVLVIEYRRADFDTGCADFPDLSIVLRDLDLVPLGTAGYVRDDC; this is encoded by the coding sequence ATGAAGCGTCTCGGCCTCGCGATCGTGGTGCTCGGTGTCTCGGCGTGTGGCGGCGGCGGTGACGACGCCGCGACATCGATCGACGCGGCAGTCCCCGATGCGACGGTGATCGACGGCGCGACGCGCGATCCCGACGCAGCGAGCGCGACCGACGGCGCGACGCAGCGTGACGACGCGGCGAGCGACGGTGGCAGCGCCGGCGAGCCGCGCCTTCCGCCCGCGAACGCCGGGTTCGACTACCAGCTCGGCGGCGCGTACTCGCCGCCCGATGGCGTGCAGATCGTCTCGCGCGATCGCACCGAGTCGCCGGCCGCGGGGATCTACAACCTCTGCTACGTGAACGGGTTCCAGGCCCAGCCCGACGCGTCGGAGTGGTGGCTCGCCGAGCACCCCGATCTCGTGCTCCGCGATGCGGGCGGCGATCCCGTGATCGATCGCGACTGGGACGAGATGCTGCTCGACACGCGCACGCCCGAGAAGCGCGCGGCGCTCGCCGAGATCGTCGGCGGGTGGATCGAGCAGTGCGCCGACGACGGCTTCGACGCGATCGAGATCGACAACCTCGACTCCTACGCGCGCTCGGAAGGGCTGCTCACGCAGGACCAGGCCGTCGCGTTCATGCGCCTGCTCTCCGACGTCGCGCACGCGCGCGGCCTCGCGATCGCGCAGAAGAACTCGACCGAGCTCCTCGCGCGGCGCGCCGAGATGGGCACCGACTTCGCGGTCGCCGAGGAGTGCAACCGCTACGACGAGTGCGGCGACTACGTCGACGCGTACGGCGACGGAGTGCTGGTGATCGAGTATCGACGGGCCGACTTCGACACCGGCTGCGCCGACTTCCCGGACCTCTCGATCGTGCTGCGCGACCTCGATCTCGTGCCGCTCGGCACCGCCGGCTACGTGCGCGACGACTGTTGA
- a CDS encoding GNAT family N-acetyltransferase, whose amino-acid sequence MHPIREIDPSSDDEIEIVARRMRETLVEVLGAERGTAMYTMEWLRDRVRFHLDPARSTAVVYLAEDASGHVTGHTIVRLDVDETERPIGLFSTTFVEPASRRSSIASALLDHGEAWIRGHRMPRAITYTDEHNVKLIRLYEKHGYTLAPMGSAMVRLAKDF is encoded by the coding sequence ATGCACCCCATCCGCGAGATCGATCCGAGCTCGGACGACGAGATCGAGATCGTCGCGCGGCGGATGCGCGAGACGCTGGTCGAGGTGCTCGGGGCCGAGCGCGGCACCGCGATGTACACGATGGAGTGGCTGCGCGATCGGGTGCGGTTCCACCTCGATCCCGCGCGCAGCACCGCGGTCGTCTACCTCGCGGAGGACGCGAGCGGGCACGTCACCGGGCACACGATCGTGCGCCTCGACGTCGACGAGACGGAGCGCCCGATCGGGCTCTTCTCGACGACGTTCGTCGAGCCCGCGTCGCGCCGCTCGTCGATCGCGAGTGCGCTCCTCGATCACGGCGAGGCGTGGATCCGCGGTCATCGCATGCCCCGCGCGATCACCTACACCGACGAGCACAACGTCAAGCTCATCCGCCTCTACGAGAAGCACGGCTACACGCTGGCCCCGATGGGCTCGGCGATGGTGCGCCTCGCGAAGGACTTCTAG
- a CDS encoding intradiol ring-cleavage dioxygenase produces the protein MHDHDDGSRGLRADVAHLMSRGITRRRAVGLLASAGLVPLVGCAARAAGGVLDAGAPSGDDAGSSDGGSTSADAGASDSGTTAIDECSAIPEETAGPYPGDGTNGPNALALSGIVRSDIRTSLGVATGVATGVPLTVTLTLVDAARGCVPLAGYAVYLWHCDRNGDYSMYSAAIASESYLRGVQESDDSGRLTFTTIVPGCYVGRWPHIHFEIHPSLTAATNGRNAIRVSQLAMPEDVCSAVYASAEGYGASASALRGVSLTSDNVFRDGWSSQLASVAGSVAGGYAASLVVGIVD, from the coding sequence ATGCACGATCACGACGATGGGAGCCGAGGGCTGCGCGCCGACGTCGCGCACCTGATGTCGCGCGGGATCACGCGCCGGCGCGCGGTGGGCCTGCTCGCGAGCGCCGGGCTCGTGCCGCTCGTCGGATGCGCGGCGCGCGCTGCAGGAGGAGTGCTCGACGCGGGCGCGCCGAGCGGCGACGACGCGGGATCGAGCGACGGCGGGAGCACGAGCGCCGACGCTGGAGCGAGCGACTCGGGCACCACCGCGATCGACGAGTGCTCCGCGATCCCCGAGGAGACCGCGGGCCCGTACCCCGGCGACGGAACGAACGGCCCGAACGCGCTCGCGCTCTCCGGGATCGTGCGCAGCGACATCCGCACGAGCCTCGGCGTCGCGACCGGAGTCGCGACGGGCGTGCCGCTCACGGTCACGCTCACGCTCGTCGACGCGGCGCGCGGGTGCGTGCCGCTCGCGGGCTACGCCGTCTACCTCTGGCACTGCGATCGGAACGGCGACTACTCGATGTACTCGGCGGCGATCGCGAGCGAGAGCTACCTGCGCGGTGTGCAGGAGAGCGACGACTCGGGGCGCCTGACGTTCACGACGATCGTGCCCGGCTGCTACGTCGGGCGCTGGCCGCACATCCACTTCGAGATCCATCCGAGCCTCACCGCGGCGACGAACGGGCGGAACGCGATCCGCGTCTCGCAGCTCGCGATGCCGGAGGACGTGTGCAGCGCGGTCTACGCGAGCGCCGAGGGCTACGGCGCGAGCGCGTCGGCGCTGCGCGGTGTGAGCCTCACGAGCGACAACGTGTTCCGCGATGGATGGTCGTCGCAGCTCGCGAGCGTCGCCGGCAGCGTCGCGGGCGGATACGCCGCGTCGCTCGTGGTCGGCATCGTCGACTAG